In a single window of the Nilaparvata lugens isolate BPH chromosome 1, ASM1435652v1, whole genome shotgun sequence genome:
- the LOC111046774 gene encoding protein Malvolio isoform X3 has protein sequence MDYMEENNDGDKQSKQINSQQQQQQQRPPTETTNLARYGPSRQTYFKEARVSIPDTESTGFSFKKLWAFTGPGFLMSIAYLDPGNIESDLQSGTQAKYKLLWVLLGSTILGLIMQRLAARLGVVTGLHLAEMCYRQYRKWPRLFLWIMMEIAIIGSDMQEVIGTAISLYLLSNKLIPLWAGVLITVIDTFSFLMLDKYGLRKLEFLFAILIAVMAVTFGYEFIVVKPDGLEIMKGLVYPRCDSTILLQAVGIVGAVIMPHNLYLHSGLVKSREIQRSKPEKVREANMYFFIEASIALAVSLVINVFVVSVFAHGLYGKTNADVRQVCLANHNEYFDSFKNNTEPASVNIYKGGIFLGCQFGILAMYIWAVGILAAGQSSTMTGCYAGQFAMEGFLNLTWSRWKRVLFTRMVAILPTFYIAFFSRIEDLSDMNDFLNAVMSLQLPFATIPTIAFTSNPHIMGEFVNGLCSKVTAVCISAIVIAIDIYFVADSISHLSENWLIVTLIGIYSVIYLLMCIYLTIHMTVSMSSSERFSNNHLITKYISVDPLVDYHLDQDNVSNSRYTSTFSIIDPDRIKS, from the exons ATGGACTACATGGAGGAGAATAACGATGGAGACAAGCAGAGCAAACAGATAAACAGCCAgcagcaacagcagcagcagagACCACCAACAGAAACGACCAATCTGGCGCGCTATGGCCCCTCGCGTCAGACCTACTTCAAGGAGGCGCGCGTCTCTATACCCGACACCGAATCG ACTGGGTTCAGCTTTAAGAAGCTATGGGCATTTACGGGTCCTGGCTTCCTTATGAGCATAGCCTACCTTGATCCAGGAAACATAGAATCTGATCTTCAGTCCGGTACGCAAGCTAAGTATAAG TTGCTATGGGTGTTGCTGGGCTCGACGATTCTCGGACTGATAATGCAGCGACTGGCGGCCCGACTGGGCGTGGTGACAGGCCTGCACCTGGCCGAGATGTGCTACCGTCAGTACCGCAAGTGGCCACGCCTCTTCCTCTGGATCATGATGGAGATCGCCATCATTGGATCGGACATGCAGGAGGTCATCGGCACGGCCATCTCGCTCTACCTGCTCTCTAATAAACT CATTCCATTGTGGGCCGGCGTACTTATAACCGTAATAGATACATTTTCGTTTTTAATGCTCGACAAGTATGGATTGCGAAAACTCGAGTTCCTATTTGCAATCCTTATAGCTGTGATGGCTGTCACATTTGGATACGAG TTCATCGTCGTAAAACCGGACGGCTTGGAGATAATGAAGGGTCTTGTCTATCCAAGATGTGACAGCACAATTTTACTGCAGGCTGTGGGAATAGTTGGAGCAGTTATAATGCCTCACAACCTCTACCTCCATTCTGGATTAGTAAAG tcaAGAGAAATCCAGAGGTCGAAGccagagaaagtaagagaagcCAATATGTACTTCTTTATCGAAGCGTCAATAGCGCTGGCTGTTTCTCTGGTCATCAATGTGTTTGTTGTATCTGTGTTTGCACATGGTCTCTATGGCAAAACTAATGCTGATGTG AGGCAAGTTTGTTTAGCGAACCACAACGAGTACTTTGATAGTTTCAAG AACAATACAGAGCCTGCTAGTGTGAATATCTACAAGGGAGGTATATTTCTGGGCTGTCAGTTTGGTATTCTGGCCATGTACATATGGGCTGTCGGAATTCTAGCCGCTGGGCAGAGTAGCACCATGACTGGATGCTATGCTGGACAGTTCGCTATGGAG GGCTTCCTGAATCTAACATGGAGCAGATGGAAGCGAGTACTGTTTACGCGTATGGTGGCCATTCTGCCCACCTTCTACATTGCTTTCTTCTCGAGGATTGAGGATCTCAGCGACATGAACGACTTCCTGAACGCCGTCATGAGTCTGCAACTGCCGTTCGCTACCATACCAACCATTGCTTTCACCAGTAATCCTCATATCATGGGCGAATTCGTCAATGGCCT ATGTAGCAAAGTGACAGCGGTGTGCATCTCGGCCATCGTGATTGCGATCGACATCTACTTCGTGGCTGACTCGATCAGTCATCTGAGTGAGAACTGGCTGATTGTCACATTAATCGGCATCTACAGCGTCATCTACCTGCTCATGTGTATCTACCTCACCATACACATGACTGTCAGTATGAGCTCCAGTGAGAGGTTCAGCAATAACCAT CTTATCACAAAGTACATCAGTGTCGATCCACTAGTCGACTACCATCTCGACCAAGACAATGTATCGAATTCAAG
- the LOC111046774 gene encoding protein Malvolio isoform X2, with protein sequence MSSGQYMLLPTMDYMEENNDGDKQSKQINSQQQQQQQRPPTETTNLARYGPSRQTYFKEARVSIPDTESTGFSFKKLWAFTGPGFLMSIAYLDPGNIESDLQSGTQAKYKLLWVLLGSTILGLIMQRLAARLGVVTGLHLAEMCYRQYRKWPRLFLWIMMEIAIIGSDMQEVIGTAISLYLLSNKLIPLWAGVLITVIDTFSFLMLDKYGLRKLEFLFAILIAVMAVTFGYEFIVVKPDGLEIMKGLVYPRCDSTILLQAVGIVGAVIMPHNLYLHSGLVKSREIQRSKPEKVREANMYFFIEASIALAVSLVINVFVVSVFAHGLYGKTNADVRQVCLANHNEYFDSFKNNTEPASVNIYKGGIFLGCQFGILAMYIWAVGILAAGQSSTMTGCYAGQFAMEGFLNLTWSRWKRVLFTRMVAILPTFYIAFFSRIEDLSDMNDFLNAVMSLQLPFATIPTIAFTSNPHIMGEFVNGLCSKVTAVCISAIVIAIDIYFVADSISHLSENWLIVTLIGIYSVIYLLMCIYLTIHMTVSMSSSERFSNNHLITKYISVDPLVDYHLDQDNVSNSRYTSTFSIIDPDRIKS encoded by the exons ATGTCATCAGGACAGTACATGCTACTG CCCACAATGGACTACATGGAGGAGAATAACGATGGAGACAAGCAGAGCAAACAGATAAACAGCCAgcagcaacagcagcagcagagACCACCAACAGAAACGACCAATCTGGCGCGCTATGGCCCCTCGCGTCAGACCTACTTCAAGGAGGCGCGCGTCTCTATACCCGACACCGAATCG ACTGGGTTCAGCTTTAAGAAGCTATGGGCATTTACGGGTCCTGGCTTCCTTATGAGCATAGCCTACCTTGATCCAGGAAACATAGAATCTGATCTTCAGTCCGGTACGCAAGCTAAGTATAAG TTGCTATGGGTGTTGCTGGGCTCGACGATTCTCGGACTGATAATGCAGCGACTGGCGGCCCGACTGGGCGTGGTGACAGGCCTGCACCTGGCCGAGATGTGCTACCGTCAGTACCGCAAGTGGCCACGCCTCTTCCTCTGGATCATGATGGAGATCGCCATCATTGGATCGGACATGCAGGAGGTCATCGGCACGGCCATCTCGCTCTACCTGCTCTCTAATAAACT CATTCCATTGTGGGCCGGCGTACTTATAACCGTAATAGATACATTTTCGTTTTTAATGCTCGACAAGTATGGATTGCGAAAACTCGAGTTCCTATTTGCAATCCTTATAGCTGTGATGGCTGTCACATTTGGATACGAG TTCATCGTCGTAAAACCGGACGGCTTGGAGATAATGAAGGGTCTTGTCTATCCAAGATGTGACAGCACAATTTTACTGCAGGCTGTGGGAATAGTTGGAGCAGTTATAATGCCTCACAACCTCTACCTCCATTCTGGATTAGTAAAG tcaAGAGAAATCCAGAGGTCGAAGccagagaaagtaagagaagcCAATATGTACTTCTTTATCGAAGCGTCAATAGCGCTGGCTGTTTCTCTGGTCATCAATGTGTTTGTTGTATCTGTGTTTGCACATGGTCTCTATGGCAAAACTAATGCTGATGTG AGGCAAGTTTGTTTAGCGAACCACAACGAGTACTTTGATAGTTTCAAG AACAATACAGAGCCTGCTAGTGTGAATATCTACAAGGGAGGTATATTTCTGGGCTGTCAGTTTGGTATTCTGGCCATGTACATATGGGCTGTCGGAATTCTAGCCGCTGGGCAGAGTAGCACCATGACTGGATGCTATGCTGGACAGTTCGCTATGGAG GGCTTCCTGAATCTAACATGGAGCAGATGGAAGCGAGTACTGTTTACGCGTATGGTGGCCATTCTGCCCACCTTCTACATTGCTTTCTTCTCGAGGATTGAGGATCTCAGCGACATGAACGACTTCCTGAACGCCGTCATGAGTCTGCAACTGCCGTTCGCTACCATACCAACCATTGCTTTCACCAGTAATCCTCATATCATGGGCGAATTCGTCAATGGCCT ATGTAGCAAAGTGACAGCGGTGTGCATCTCGGCCATCGTGATTGCGATCGACATCTACTTCGTGGCTGACTCGATCAGTCATCTGAGTGAGAACTGGCTGATTGTCACATTAATCGGCATCTACAGCGTCATCTACCTGCTCATGTGTATCTACCTCACCATACACATGACTGTCAGTATGAGCTCCAGTGAGAGGTTCAGCAATAACCAT CTTATCACAAAGTACATCAGTGTCGATCCACTAGTCGACTACCATCTCGACCAAGACAATGTATCGAATTCAAG
- the LOC111046774 gene encoding protein Malvolio isoform X1 codes for MDGYHFIFGQPWSHNSRCSSPTMDYMEENNDGDKQSKQINSQQQQQQQRPPTETTNLARYGPSRQTYFKEARVSIPDTESTGFSFKKLWAFTGPGFLMSIAYLDPGNIESDLQSGTQAKYKLLWVLLGSTILGLIMQRLAARLGVVTGLHLAEMCYRQYRKWPRLFLWIMMEIAIIGSDMQEVIGTAISLYLLSNKLIPLWAGVLITVIDTFSFLMLDKYGLRKLEFLFAILIAVMAVTFGYEFIVVKPDGLEIMKGLVYPRCDSTILLQAVGIVGAVIMPHNLYLHSGLVKSREIQRSKPEKVREANMYFFIEASIALAVSLVINVFVVSVFAHGLYGKTNADVRQVCLANHNEYFDSFKNNTEPASVNIYKGGIFLGCQFGILAMYIWAVGILAAGQSSTMTGCYAGQFAMEGFLNLTWSRWKRVLFTRMVAILPTFYIAFFSRIEDLSDMNDFLNAVMSLQLPFATIPTIAFTSNPHIMGEFVNGLCSKVTAVCISAIVIAIDIYFVADSISHLSENWLIVTLIGIYSVIYLLMCIYLTIHMTVSMSSSERFSNNHLITKYISVDPLVDYHLDQDNVSNSRYTSTFSIIDPDRIKS; via the exons ATGGATGGGTATCACTTCATCTTCGGTCAGCCCTGGTCTCACAATTCCAGGTGTAGTTCA CCCACAATGGACTACATGGAGGAGAATAACGATGGAGACAAGCAGAGCAAACAGATAAACAGCCAgcagcaacagcagcagcagagACCACCAACAGAAACGACCAATCTGGCGCGCTATGGCCCCTCGCGTCAGACCTACTTCAAGGAGGCGCGCGTCTCTATACCCGACACCGAATCG ACTGGGTTCAGCTTTAAGAAGCTATGGGCATTTACGGGTCCTGGCTTCCTTATGAGCATAGCCTACCTTGATCCAGGAAACATAGAATCTGATCTTCAGTCCGGTACGCAAGCTAAGTATAAG TTGCTATGGGTGTTGCTGGGCTCGACGATTCTCGGACTGATAATGCAGCGACTGGCGGCCCGACTGGGCGTGGTGACAGGCCTGCACCTGGCCGAGATGTGCTACCGTCAGTACCGCAAGTGGCCACGCCTCTTCCTCTGGATCATGATGGAGATCGCCATCATTGGATCGGACATGCAGGAGGTCATCGGCACGGCCATCTCGCTCTACCTGCTCTCTAATAAACT CATTCCATTGTGGGCCGGCGTACTTATAACCGTAATAGATACATTTTCGTTTTTAATGCTCGACAAGTATGGATTGCGAAAACTCGAGTTCCTATTTGCAATCCTTATAGCTGTGATGGCTGTCACATTTGGATACGAG TTCATCGTCGTAAAACCGGACGGCTTGGAGATAATGAAGGGTCTTGTCTATCCAAGATGTGACAGCACAATTTTACTGCAGGCTGTGGGAATAGTTGGAGCAGTTATAATGCCTCACAACCTCTACCTCCATTCTGGATTAGTAAAG tcaAGAGAAATCCAGAGGTCGAAGccagagaaagtaagagaagcCAATATGTACTTCTTTATCGAAGCGTCAATAGCGCTGGCTGTTTCTCTGGTCATCAATGTGTTTGTTGTATCTGTGTTTGCACATGGTCTCTATGGCAAAACTAATGCTGATGTG AGGCAAGTTTGTTTAGCGAACCACAACGAGTACTTTGATAGTTTCAAG AACAATACAGAGCCTGCTAGTGTGAATATCTACAAGGGAGGTATATTTCTGGGCTGTCAGTTTGGTATTCTGGCCATGTACATATGGGCTGTCGGAATTCTAGCCGCTGGGCAGAGTAGCACCATGACTGGATGCTATGCTGGACAGTTCGCTATGGAG GGCTTCCTGAATCTAACATGGAGCAGATGGAAGCGAGTACTGTTTACGCGTATGGTGGCCATTCTGCCCACCTTCTACATTGCTTTCTTCTCGAGGATTGAGGATCTCAGCGACATGAACGACTTCCTGAACGCCGTCATGAGTCTGCAACTGCCGTTCGCTACCATACCAACCATTGCTTTCACCAGTAATCCTCATATCATGGGCGAATTCGTCAATGGCCT ATGTAGCAAAGTGACAGCGGTGTGCATCTCGGCCATCGTGATTGCGATCGACATCTACTTCGTGGCTGACTCGATCAGTCATCTGAGTGAGAACTGGCTGATTGTCACATTAATCGGCATCTACAGCGTCATCTACCTGCTCATGTGTATCTACCTCACCATACACATGACTGTCAGTATGAGCTCCAGTGAGAGGTTCAGCAATAACCAT CTTATCACAAAGTACATCAGTGTCGATCCACTAGTCGACTACCATCTCGACCAAGACAATGTATCGAATTCAAG